A DNA window from Brenneria izadpanahii contains the following coding sequences:
- a CDS encoding ABC transporter ATP-binding protein gives MIAPTGDNKNSKSLLSVQGLSVEFGESRVVDDLSFNVAPGKTVAVVGESGSGKSVTSLSAMRLADMMGAKFTSGRILFGEKDLLQASQKEMMSIRGKEIAMIFQEPMTSLNPVFTIGDQICEVLTLHEKMDKKGAMAEARRLLDMVRLPDSAALLHRYPHQLSGGMRQRVMIAMALACRPKLLIADEPTTALDVTIQAQILNIMRDLQKRLGMGMIFITHDMGVVAEMADDVVVMWRGKKVEEGPVREIFANPRHPYTRTLLAAVPRLGCMAGEAFPKRMPLTVIQDGKPTVVGEERVQNTAKYDGKPLLAVKDLFVRFDIRKNLFGKATHRCSAVKKVSFDIYPGETLALVGESGSGKSTIGRTIQQLQSAISGDIAFNGKSYSSLTAAERFRLRQEVQYIFQDPFASLDPRKTVGFSIAEPINTHGLITDRKAVRRRVDELLERVGLSSGLAGRYPHEFSGGQRQRVCIARALASEPKLIIADEALSALDVSIQAQIINLFMDLQAERGLAYLFISHDMAVVEKMSHRVAVLYLGQIMELGSRRQVFETPTHNYTRRLLSAVPVADPMLKRDTALIEGEIPNPVHRVGDEPAILTHEEIEPGHFVAKSA, from the coding sequence ATGATCGCTCCAACCGGTGATAACAAAAATAGTAAATCGCTTCTATCGGTTCAGGGGTTGAGCGTTGAGTTTGGCGAGAGCCGCGTTGTGGACGATCTCTCCTTCAACGTCGCGCCGGGCAAAACCGTCGCCGTGGTTGGCGAGTCGGGGTCCGGCAAGTCGGTAACCTCGTTGTCGGCCATGCGCCTTGCCGACATGATGGGCGCGAAGTTTACAAGCGGGCGCATTTTGTTTGGCGAGAAAGATCTTCTACAGGCTTCGCAAAAGGAGATGATGTCAATCCGCGGCAAGGAAATTGCAATGATCTTCCAGGAGCCGATGACGTCGCTGAACCCGGTCTTCACCATAGGGGACCAGATTTGCGAGGTGTTGACGCTGCATGAAAAAATGGACAAAAAGGGGGCGATGGCTGAGGCCAGGCGGCTGCTTGATATGGTTCGTCTGCCGGACTCCGCGGCGCTTTTGCATCGTTATCCGCATCAGCTCTCCGGGGGGATGCGTCAACGCGTGATGATCGCTATGGCGCTAGCCTGCCGCCCCAAACTCCTGATCGCCGATGAACCCACCACGGCGCTTGATGTGACAATTCAGGCGCAGATCCTCAACATCATGCGCGACCTGCAAAAAAGGCTCGGCATGGGGATGATCTTCATCACTCACGACATGGGCGTGGTGGCCGAAATGGCTGACGACGTCGTCGTTATGTGGCGGGGTAAGAAGGTTGAGGAGGGGCCGGTCAGGGAAATCTTCGCCAACCCGCGGCATCCCTATACGCGCACGCTCCTTGCGGCCGTCCCTCGCCTTGGTTGCATGGCGGGCGAAGCATTCCCGAAGCGCATGCCGCTAACGGTAATACAAGACGGCAAACCGACCGTGGTTGGCGAAGAGCGAGTGCAAAACACGGCGAAATACGACGGGAAACCGCTGCTTGCGGTTAAGGATCTCTTCGTCCGCTTTGATATCCGCAAGAATCTATTCGGCAAGGCGACGCACCGGTGCAGCGCGGTCAAAAAGGTCAGCTTTGACATTTATCCAGGGGAAACGCTGGCGCTGGTCGGCGAATCCGGCTCCGGGAAATCGACCATCGGCCGTACAATCCAGCAATTGCAGTCGGCGATATCCGGCGATATCGCCTTCAACGGCAAAAGCTATTCTTCGCTGACGGCGGCAGAGCGTTTTCGCCTGCGCCAGGAAGTGCAATACATCTTTCAGGATCCCTTCGCTTCGCTTGACCCTCGGAAGACCGTCGGCTTTTCGATTGCCGAACCTATTAATACACATGGTTTGATAACCGACCGCAAGGCCGTGCGCCGCCGCGTCGACGAACTGCTTGAGCGCGTTGGTTTGAGCTCCGGCCTTGCCGGGCGTTATCCGCATGAGTTTTCCGGCGGCCAGCGTCAACGAGTCTGTATTGCCCGCGCGCTCGCTTCCGAGCCGAAATTGATCATCGCCGACGAAGCCTTGTCTGCGCTCGACGTTTCCATCCAGGCGCAAATCATCAATTTGTTTATGGATCTGCAAGCGGAGAGGGGACTGGCTTATCTCTTCATCAGCCACGACATGGCGGTGGTGGAGAAAATGAGTCATCGCGTCGCGGTGCTCTATCTCGGCCAGATTATGGAACTCGGTTCGCGCCGCCAGGTGTTCGAAACGCCGACGCATAACTATACACGCCGCCTGCTATCCGCCGTGCCGGTCGCGGATCCGATGCTTAAACGCGATACCGCGCTGATTGAAGGAGAAATTCCTAACCCGGTTCACCGCGTCGGCGACGAACCGGCAATCCTTACCCATGAAGAAATAGAACCAGGCCACTTTGTGGCGAAAAGCGCCTGA
- a CDS encoding MFS transporter — protein sequence MTGRASPALMVSAAWVVTAVFMLSNLPTPLYVHWQQSLHFSTATLAIIFAFYIAGLLGTLLVAGQLSDRYGRKIVLLPGLLAALTACVLFSIAQSVAVLAIARLLTGVAVGTVVSAGMAAVGDLGGIARRRQAALLASVSMVLGAGLGPLLAGTIAQWRAAPITPIFGAEFVILISALIIILLLPLRAASQKETKTIRLRLPTVPAENRRHLLYGIGTFGPGITATSFMLALGPSVLSRLLDVSSPMIAGGMACAMFLTATGVQFMVRQWKVQSIFLASALATILAMIGLIITVHASLAVVLVLAALCAGVGQGLGQLGGLTLIGLYVADGRRAEANAVLNIGGYIPACLLPVAAGYAIDLFGLANGASVFAVILGLIAGICGLFIYKSLSETLASPNPAQADE from the coding sequence ATGACGGGACGCGCATCGCCGGCTCTTATGGTGAGCGCCGCATGGGTGGTAACGGCGGTATTTATGTTGTCGAACCTGCCCACGCCGCTTTATGTTCACTGGCAGCAATCGCTCCATTTTTCTACCGCCACGCTGGCGATTATATTCGCTTTCTATATTGCCGGGCTGCTTGGTACGCTGCTGGTCGCGGGGCAGTTATCCGATCGTTATGGACGAAAAATAGTTCTGCTCCCCGGTTTGCTGGCGGCGTTGACGGCCTGCGTTTTGTTCTCTATCGCGCAGTCAGTGGCGGTTTTGGCAATAGCCCGCTTGTTAACCGGCGTTGCCGTGGGAACGGTGGTATCGGCGGGCATGGCGGCAGTCGGCGATCTGGGGGGCATAGCGCGTAGGCGGCAGGCGGCTTTGCTGGCGTCGGTGTCGATGGTGCTTGGCGCGGGTCTGGGGCCGCTGCTGGCGGGAACTATCGCCCAGTGGCGAGCCGCTCCCATTACGCCGATTTTTGGCGCGGAGTTTGTCATTCTGATTAGCGCGCTGATCATCATCTTGTTACTGCCGCTGCGAGCCGCTTCGCAAAAAGAGACGAAAACCATACGGCTGCGCCTGCCGACGGTTCCCGCTGAAAATCGCCGGCATTTGCTCTACGGCATCGGTACGTTCGGGCCGGGAATTACCGCCACATCCTTTATGCTGGCTCTGGGGCCGTCGGTATTATCCCGGTTGCTGGATGTCAGCAGCCCTATGATCGCGGGCGGCATGGCCTGCGCCATGTTTCTCACGGCGACGGGCGTACAGTTTATGGTGCGCCAATGGAAGGTGCAGTCGATTTTCCTGGCGAGCGCGCTGGCGACGATATTGGCAATGATCGGTCTAATCATCACCGTGCATGCTTCGCTTGCCGTTGTTCTCGTTCTGGCTGCGCTGTGCGCGGGCGTAGGGCAAGGGTTAGGGCAGTTGGGGGGGCTGACGTTGATCGGTCTGTATGTTGCTGACGGACGCCGCGCTGAAGCAAATGCGGTTCTGAATATCGGCGGATACATTCCGGCTTGTCTGCTGCCCGTCGCCGCCGGCTATGCGATCGATCTATTCGGATTGGCGAACGGCGCCAGCGTGTTTGCAGTAATACTGGGCCTGATTGCGGGCATCTGCGGTTTATTTATCTATAAAAGCCTTAGCGAAACGCTGGCGTCGCCAAATCCGGCGCAGGCCGATGAATAA
- a CDS encoding ABC transporter permease produces the protein MASRTSRLSRFANLEFILGTLLTVVICLAVIFSDVLFPGGADKIDLMARLVKPFADGAHPFGTDPLGRDVMARVVAGGKISLLVGFTSVIGAVIFGVMMGLIAGYYRGFWDMLVMRFADLQLAMPFILLAITFIAIVGGSLTNTIILLIVSQWVQYARLVRGSVLTLREREFILSARAIGVKDWRIILQHLLPNLIGPVIVLMTLNIANNILLESSLTFLGLGVDPTIPSWGGILADGRTYLQTAWWISVFPGLAILLTVLGLNLLGDWLRDSLDPTGRTSR, from the coding sequence ATGGCTAGCAGAACCTCACGCCTTTCACGCTTCGCGAACCTGGAATTCATTCTGGGGACGTTACTCACCGTCGTTATTTGTCTTGCCGTTATCTTTTCCGACGTACTCTTCCCGGGCGGGGCGGATAAGATCGACCTGATGGCGCGGTTGGTAAAACCCTTCGCCGACGGTGCGCATCCGTTTGGCACCGATCCTCTCGGCCGCGACGTGATGGCCAGGGTTGTCGCCGGCGGTAAAATTTCGCTGCTTGTCGGCTTCACTTCGGTTATCGGCGCGGTGATTTTCGGCGTCATGATGGGGCTGATCGCCGGCTATTACCGCGGCTTCTGGGATATGTTGGTCATGCGGTTCGCCGATCTGCAACTCGCCATGCCGTTCATCCTTCTGGCGATTACTTTTATCGCTATCGTCGGCGGCAGCTTGACCAATACCATCATTCTGCTGATCGTCTCGCAATGGGTGCAATATGCCCGCCTGGTGCGCGGCTCGGTGCTGACGTTGCGCGAACGAGAGTTCATTCTGTCGGCGCGGGCGATCGGCGTGAAAGACTGGCGTATTATCCTCCAGCATCTGCTGCCGAACCTGATCGGCCCGGTGATTGTGCTGATGACGCTCAACATCGCCAACAATATCCTGCTGGAAAGCAGCCTGACTTTTCTTGGCCTCGGCGTCGATCCGACCATTCCGAGCTGGGGAGGCATATTGGCCGACGGCCGGACTTATCTACAGACCGCCTGGTGGATTAGCGTATTTCCTGGGCTTGCCATCCTGCTCACCGTGCTCGGTCTTAACCTGTTGGGAGACTGGCTGCGGGATAGTCTCGATCCGACCGGCAGAACTTCAAGGTAA
- a CDS encoding ArsR/SmtB family transcription factor: MKIEQPTNLPPPLEEPAAKDLKLETIFAALADPLRLTIIHKLMLESDAYDHPCGWFGFNRPKSTLTHHFKTLREAGLIRQRQYGLERRSRLRREDIEARFPSLLSLIEHWQLTPAQPGKAPAPGEKVSDS, encoded by the coding sequence ATGAAAATAGAACAACCGACCAATCTGCCCCCACCGCTGGAAGAACCTGCGGCGAAGGATTTAAAGTTAGAAACGATATTCGCCGCGCTGGCCGATCCTTTGCGCCTGACAATCATCCACAAGCTGATGCTGGAGTCGGACGCTTATGACCATCCTTGCGGCTGGTTCGGATTCAATCGCCCAAAATCGACGTTGACCCATCACTTCAAAACGCTGCGGGAAGCGGGTTTGATCCGCCAACGCCAATACGGATTAGAACGGCGCAGCCGATTACGCCGAGAAGATATCGAAGCGCGTTTTCCTAGTCTGCTGAGTTTGATCGAGCATTGGCAATTAACCCCCGCCCAGCCGGGAAAAGCGCCGGCGCCGGGGGAAAAAGTTTCGGATAGCTGA
- a CDS encoding LysR family transcriptional regulator, with amino-acid sequence MARLEINRSGELDVFVQVVEQGGFSAAARACGMTPSAVSKLITRLERRLGARLLNRSTRQLQLTPEGCAFYERGVRILADLAEAERCASAHSTPRGRLRVNANVPFGHHFLLPLAPEFLARYPDVALDIVLTDEVIDILEQRTDVAVRAGPLKDSSLVARKLGQTRMMIVGAPDYLARNGMPTTPDELAHHNRLDANYARAQPGWLLRHAGEDIIVPATGNAQASDGEALRRLALSGLGLARLAAFQVREDIAAGRLLPVLEACNPGDIEEIHAVFVGQGGYLPLRVRALLDFLVERVRIGEA; translated from the coding sequence ATGGCCCGGTTGGAAATCAACCGTTCCGGCGAACTGGACGTTTTTGTGCAGGTTGTTGAACAGGGTGGATTTTCTGCCGCTGCGCGCGCCTGTGGGATGACGCCCTCCGCCGTAAGCAAGCTGATCACTCGCCTGGAACGCCGGTTGGGCGCCCGGCTGTTGAACCGTTCGACCCGCCAGCTCCAGCTCACGCCGGAAGGCTGCGCCTTTTACGAGCGCGGCGTGCGCATCCTGGCCGATCTGGCTGAAGCGGAACGCTGCGCCAGCGCCCACTCGACGCCGCGCGGGCGGCTGCGGGTAAACGCCAACGTGCCGTTCGGCCACCATTTTCTGTTACCGCTGGCGCCGGAATTTCTCGCCCGTTACCCCGATGTGGCGTTAGATATCGTACTGACCGATGAGGTCATTGATATTCTGGAACAGCGCACCGACGTGGCCGTGCGCGCCGGCCCGCTCAAAGACTCCAGCCTGGTGGCGCGCAAACTCGGCCAGACGCGCATGATGATCGTCGGCGCGCCGGATTATCTGGCCCGCAACGGCATGCCGACCACGCCGGATGAATTGGCGCATCACAACCGCCTGGACGCCAACTATGCACGCGCCCAACCCGGCTGGCTGCTGCGTCACGCTGGCGAGGACATTATCGTTCCAGCAACCGGCAACGCGCAGGCCAGCGACGGCGAAGCGCTGCGACGTTTGGCGCTTTCCGGCCTGGGGCTGGCGCGTTTAGCGGCGTTTCAGGTGCGAGAGGATATCGCAGCCGGCCGGCTGCTGCCGGTGCTTGAGGCGTGTAACCCCGGCGATATCGAAGAGATCCACGCGGTTTTCGTCGGACAGGGCGGCTATCTGCCGCTGCGGGTACGCGCCTTGCTCGACTTTCTCGTCGAGCGAGTCAGGATCGGCGAAGCGTAA
- a CDS encoding L,D-transpeptidase family protein, with the protein MSNVKRRLFSRKIAFVACILFGLYAYTLAMARLGSGTPPESAPADRLADRIIVYKAKRVLLLMKDGKELARYHIALGRAADRGPKRRDGDKKTPEGDYVIDWRNAHSRFSLSLHISYPDSHDRRRAEAAGEKTGGNIMIHGTANGWQWLEPVLQRLDWTDGCIAVTNAEMRDIWSRVPVGTPISIEP; encoded by the coding sequence ATGTCTAATGTTAAACGCCGCCTCTTTTCCCGCAAAATAGCTTTCGTCGCTTGCATACTGTTTGGCCTGTATGCCTATACCCTGGCGATGGCCAGACTGGGGAGCGGCACGCCGCCGGAATCCGCCCCTGCCGATCGGCTGGCCGATCGGATCATCGTATATAAAGCTAAACGCGTGCTGCTGCTGATGAAAGACGGAAAGGAACTGGCTCGCTATCATATCGCTTTGGGGAGGGCGGCCGATCGTGGCCCGAAACGTCGCGATGGCGACAAGAAAACGCCAGAGGGCGATTACGTCATCGACTGGCGTAATGCGCATTCGCGCTTTAGTCTTAGCCTGCACATTTCCTATCCGGATAGTCATGATCGGCGGCGTGCGGAGGCCGCCGGAGAGAAAACGGGCGGCAATATCATGATCCACGGAACCGCCAATGGTTGGCAATGGCTGGAGCCAGTGCTTCAACGGCTGGACTGGACCGATGGCTGTATCGCCGTGACGAATGCGGAAATGCGCGATATCTGGTCAAGAGTGCCGGTCGGCACCCCGATCAGCATTGAGCCGTAA
- a CDS encoding M14 family metallopeptidase, translated as MTSIFEKSFKRSLDQLMDRAVSGQSFEAWTFDDAKSRRAAERRLQARGVTARIRSAYKPLLFAFLEEIDLDGVTAIEVCYPVHEHAPANRFLLEAYPLASLVGDREIAFIARKDGAFFYDVTLTRRGTRETLQVAAPNRVHSDIVGQTNVSPSGWFRLAGEESGERLETDYELLFAETVQAIAEHDWGNDEPYFEELNIRAAYPAEDLPLAVGDEVVSLREALHEDLYFSLLEFFQKKSGRPLGDRGLRPGQIVPEIVESEGEVSVRVATRPLATAFFDGADQSIDQAVEPPAARQIAQLLAEIGGEAFHARSRSGRESSARYIAGSDAAVMISGGQHPNETTGIVGAIRAARKLAEKPNAHFTISPLENPDGYALHQRLRVDNPRHMHHAARYTALGDDLEYRTRENAGAYLNEKEIRFKAQALSGAKLHVNLHGYPSHEWTRPLSGYVPHNFAMWTLPKGFFLVVRHHQGWERQAEMLLDHLTRHLGAIPGLLDYNNRQIALYEIHAGETGFQIINGFPCLCSVDDRHDVPMTLITEYPDETIYGEEFIAGHTVQMETVIAAYAIWQTLQANIA; from the coding sequence ATGACTTCTATCTTCGAGAAATCTTTTAAGCGCAGCCTCGATCAACTGATGGATCGCGCGGTTTCCGGCCAGTCCTTCGAGGCCTGGACGTTCGATGACGCAAAGAGCCGCCGCGCCGCGGAACGGCGACTGCAAGCCAGGGGAGTCACGGCGCGTATTCGCAGCGCCTATAAGCCGCTGCTCTTCGCTTTTCTGGAAGAGATCGATCTTGACGGCGTTACGGCGATCGAGGTGTGTTATCCGGTGCATGAGCATGCGCCGGCCAACCGCTTTCTGCTGGAGGCCTATCCGCTCGCCTCTCTGGTGGGCGACCGGGAGATCGCGTTTATTGCGCGCAAAGACGGCGCATTCTTCTACGATGTGACGCTAACGCGGCGCGGAACGCGTGAAACATTGCAGGTAGCGGCGCCGAATCGCGTTCACTCCGATATCGTCGGCCAAACCAACGTATCGCCGAGCGGCTGGTTCAGGCTGGCCGGAGAGGAAAGCGGCGAGAGGTTAGAGACGGATTACGAGCTGCTTTTCGCCGAAACCGTTCAGGCTATCGCCGAACATGATTGGGGGAACGACGAGCCTTATTTCGAGGAGCTTAACATCCGCGCGGCGTATCCGGCCGAAGACCTTCCGCTTGCCGTCGGCGACGAGGTCGTCAGCCTTCGCGAGGCGCTGCACGAAGATCTCTATTTCTCGCTGCTGGAGTTTTTCCAGAAGAAATCAGGCAGACCGCTCGGCGACCGCGGTTTGCGGCCTGGTCAAATCGTGCCGGAAATCGTCGAAAGCGAAGGGGAGGTATCGGTCCGCGTCGCTACCCGGCCGCTCGCCACCGCCTTTTTTGACGGTGCCGACCAGTCGATCGATCAGGCGGTGGAACCGCCCGCGGCGCGGCAGATCGCGCAGCTGCTGGCCGAGATCGGCGGGGAAGCGTTCCATGCCAGGTCGCGATCGGGGCGCGAGTCGTCGGCGCGCTATATCGCCGGCAGTGACGCCGCGGTCATGATTAGCGGCGGACAGCATCCGAACGAAACAACCGGCATCGTCGGCGCGATCCGCGCCGCGCGCAAATTGGCGGAAAAACCCAACGCGCATTTCACCATCTCGCCGCTTGAGAACCCGGATGGATATGCGCTGCATCAGCGCCTGCGCGTCGATAATCCGCGCCATATGCACCACGCCGCCCGTTATACCGCTCTCGGCGACGATTTAGAGTACCGCACCCGCGAGAATGCCGGCGCTTATCTCAACGAGAAGGAAATTCGTTTCAAGGCGCAGGCATTGAGCGGCGCGAAGCTGCATGTCAATCTGCACGGCTATCCCTCGCACGAATGGACGCGTCCGCTGTCAGGCTATGTGCCGCACAATTTCGCCATGTGGACCCTGCCTAAAGGCTTCTTTTTGGTCGTTCGGCACCACCAGGGTTGGGAAAGACAGGCTGAAATGCTATTGGATCACTTGACGCGCCATCTGGGCGCGATCCCCGGACTTCTCGACTACAATAATCGGCAGATTGCGCTTTACGAAATTCATGCCGGCGAAACCGGCTTCCAAATCATCAACGGATTCCCCTGCTTGTGCTCCGTGGATGATCGGCATGACGTGCCCATGACGCTGATCACCGAGTATCCGGACGAAACGATCTACGGCGAGGAGTTCATCGCCGGTCATACCGTACAGATGGAAACCGTTATAGCGGCTTATGCTATATGGCAGACCTTGCAGGCGAATATCGCCTGA
- a CDS encoding ABC transporter permease: MVRARFKFLFKENNVAGFLIKRLLQAIFVVIAITLIVSFAIRLTGDPALMMFQGGGSMTEDDLARIRASLGTDQPFIVQYWHFLTGLLSLDFGHSFSGGASVARLIGDAVPATLLLAFVSMAVSIALSIPLGIKAATARGKFADQAIRILSLVGLSFPNFWLATMLVLLFAIVLGWLPPSGMSGVASYVMPAVTMGVILTATNVRLVRTAMLETLQSQYIMVARAKGLSENKVLYKHALRNCAIPLITYFGLQFGGLLGGIVVIERVFNWPGMGSLAFDAVAARDYPVLQGVITVLSLMIVGINLLVDIAYGVVDPRIRTE; encoded by the coding sequence ATGGTTCGGGCGAGGTTCAAATTTCTCTTTAAGGAAAACAACGTGGCCGGCTTCCTTATTAAACGATTGCTACAGGCGATCTTCGTCGTCATAGCGATTACTCTCATCGTTTCTTTCGCCATTCGCCTGACCGGCGATCCGGCATTGATGATGTTTCAAGGCGGCGGCAGCATGACGGAGGACGATCTGGCGCGTATTCGCGCGTCGCTTGGAACCGACCAGCCTTTCATCGTCCAATATTGGCACTTTCTCACCGGTCTGCTCTCGCTCGACTTCGGTCACAGCTTTTCCGGCGGCGCCTCCGTTGCGCGGCTGATCGGCGACGCCGTGCCCGCCACCCTGCTGCTGGCTTTCGTATCGATGGCGGTTTCGATCGCCTTGTCGATCCCCCTTGGGATCAAGGCGGCGACGGCTCGCGGCAAGTTCGCTGACCAAGCGATCCGTATCCTATCGCTGGTCGGTCTGTCGTTCCCGAATTTCTGGCTTGCGACTATGCTGGTCCTGCTGTTCGCCATCGTGCTCGGCTGGCTTCCTCCCAGCGGCATGTCGGGCGTGGCAAGTTATGTGATGCCCGCTGTCACCATGGGCGTCATCCTGACGGCGACCAATGTGCGCCTTGTGCGAACGGCCATGTTAGAGACGTTGCAGTCGCAATATATCATGGTGGCGCGCGCCAAGGGCTTGAGCGAAAACAAGGTGCTTTACAAGCACGCGCTGCGTAACTGCGCAATTCCGTTGATCACCTATTTCGGGTTGCAGTTTGGCGGCCTTCTCGGCGGCATTGTCGTCATTGAGCGGGTATTCAACTGGCCGGGCATGGGCTCGCTTGCCTTCGACGCGGTTGCCGCGCGCGACTATCCCGTGCTCCAGGGCGTCATCACGGTGCTATCGCTGATGATCGTCGGCATCAATCTGTTGGTCGATATCGCCTATGGCGTTGTCGATCCGCGTATTCGCACGGAGTAA
- a CDS encoding ABC transporter substrate-binding protein — MTTFTRGLSATVIALALSGAAFTAAPAYAAGKITISTPQDPGSWDPVDTFLVQWASVGTNIFDGLTYRGPDLKVVPGLAESWEELDGGTRIRFKLRHNVKFHDGEPFNAAAVKFTFDRLLGEQGAKGPQRSNYITIDSVEVIDDYTVDMKLKAPDPVLLTKLAGYGAMIVPPKYIQEKGEDNFNVNPIGTGAFKFVSYQPKINIKLAANPDYWGGAPKLSELEYRFITEPSTAVAELQAGRVDLVIPPTIPIGMIPVIKGNAKLEVVSVPSPTVDALRFNTRDGVTADPRVRKAIIMAVDRATIVKSILAGQASEIASFQSALSFGYDPNLKPLPFDPAAAKQLLAEAGVKPGTTLQIDIRGNDATMNEVAQVISSYLSMVGLTATIKPYETNVLTNDIIPQGKTGAMFQQKWGGWTFDFDNTAYAMYHSGEKWNPYDKDEKMDKLLESQRPLTDRAEREKILREIGAYAAEQALELPLYNSNAIFGINKRVKGFVAPPDNRLKLNEVSVD, encoded by the coding sequence ATGACAACCTTCACCAGGGGACTGAGCGCGACCGTTATCGCGCTGGCTTTATCGGGCGCGGCCTTCACCGCTGCTCCCGCTTACGCAGCGGGCAAGATAACCATTTCGACGCCGCAGGATCCGGGCAGTTGGGATCCGGTTGATACTTTCCTTGTGCAGTGGGCCAGCGTAGGCACTAACATCTTCGACGGTTTGACATACCGAGGCCCGGATCTCAAAGTTGTGCCCGGCCTGGCTGAAAGCTGGGAAGAGTTGGATGGCGGCACGCGGATTCGCTTCAAGCTGCGCCACAACGTCAAGTTCCACGATGGCGAACCCTTCAACGCCGCGGCGGTAAAATTCACCTTCGACCGGCTTCTTGGCGAACAGGGCGCCAAAGGTCCGCAGCGGTCTAACTACATCACTATCGATAGTGTCGAAGTCATCGATGACTACACGGTCGATATGAAGTTGAAGGCGCCCGATCCGGTGCTGTTAACCAAACTGGCGGGCTATGGCGCGATGATCGTGCCGCCGAAATATATCCAGGAAAAGGGCGAGGACAACTTCAACGTCAACCCGATCGGCACCGGCGCGTTCAAGTTCGTCTCCTATCAGCCGAAGATCAACATCAAGCTCGCCGCCAATCCGGATTATTGGGGCGGCGCGCCGAAGCTTTCCGAACTTGAGTACCGCTTTATCACCGAACCCTCAACCGCGGTTGCCGAACTTCAGGCCGGCCGGGTCGATCTGGTGATCCCGCCGACCATTCCGATCGGCATGATCCCCGTCATCAAGGGGAACGCCAAGCTTGAGGTCGTCAGTGTTCCAAGCCCGACCGTCGATGCGCTGCGCTTCAACACGCGCGATGGCGTTACCGCCGATCCGCGCGTTCGCAAAGCCATCATCATGGCGGTAGACCGCGCCACCATCGTCAAATCCATCCTTGCCGGCCAGGCTTCCGAGATCGCCAGTTTCCAGAGCGCGCTCTCTTTCGGCTACGATCCGAACCTTAAGCCGCTGCCTTTCGATCCGGCCGCCGCGAAGCAGCTGTTGGCCGAAGCCGGGGTAAAACCGGGTACGACGCTGCAAATCGACATCCGCGGTAACGACGCCACCATGAACGAAGTCGCGCAGGTTATCTCCAGCTACCTGTCGATGGTCGGCCTCACGGCGACCATCAAGCCTTATGAAACCAACGTTCTCACCAACGACATCATTCCGCAGGGCAAGACCGGCGCGATGTTCCAACAGAAGTGGGGCGGCTGGACTTTCGATTTCGATAACACCGCCTACGCCATGTACCACTCAGGCGAAAAATGGAACCCGTACGATAAAGACGAAAAGATGGACAAACTGCTGGAATCGCAGCGTCCGCTGACTGACCGCGCCGAGCGTGAAAAGATCCTCAGGGAGATCGGCGCTTATGCCGCCGAACAGGCTCTTGAACTGCCGCTTTATAATTCCAATGCCATTTTTGGCATCAATAAGCGGGTTAAGGGGTTCGTGGCTCCGCCGGATAACCGTTTGAAACTTAACGAAGTCAGCGTCGATTGA